The DNA sequence TCTTACATGGATGAGAGAGAAAACAACAAAAGCTCATCACTACAAATGTGTAACCCACTAATCGATTTGCATCTCACAAGACAAAGCACACTCCATCCACCATGTTCTCTCCGCTTCTTATCTTAAATAAGTAAACAAAATACTCTTCCGGATGGACCTACAGGGTGAGTTAGATTTCAAATAGATAGTGTATGTCTATTTCCATTAAAAATCGCCCTAAATATGAGGGAGAGGTCTAGTTCCATTGAAAAATGCCATAAACCTGAGGGAGAGAGACACAAGGAAAGTAGAGGAAGATTATAATTTATGTGGTGTGAACCAATCAAAGTGAAAAGACATAACACAAACTCGCCCCCCACGTGCTTGATGTGTTAAGGGCCTATTTGGTTGGGCCCAGGCAACCTTGCTTGGGAGGAGCTGCAACCCTAGGTGTCCGATTTCAACCACTTGGGGCCAGGATTGCATCTGCAAACCTTGTCTGATTTCAAGTGCTTGAGTATTAGGCACAAAATAGAAGATCCTACCTGTCTGTTTTGTTCACAAGCTGAAACTGTTGGCCACCTTTTCTTTGATGAATGTGCTTGACAGACAGCTGTGGAGTTGGCTTTCTGAagctttaaggccttgtttagtttaacccaaaaaccaaaatcttttcaagattccctgtcacatcgaatcttgcggcatatgtagagcattaaatatagacgaaaataaaaactaattgcacagtttacctgtaaatcacgagatgaatcttttaaacctagttactctattattggataatgtttgtcaaataaaaacgaaagtgctacagtttcgaaaaccgaaaagttttcagaactaaacaaggcctaaataagtgTGTGGGTGACAATTTCCTGGCTGTAGGTACTATGTGGCTTAGTAATTCTTGGTGCTTAGTTCATAATATGATTTGTGCAGCTGCCCTGTGGGACTCTGGAAACTAAGAAACTAAGAATGGAGGCTCCTGTTGTAAGGTAACATTGATGATCCATGTTTAAATTGAGGATCCTGGCTACAAGACCACACAGGCTGCGTGGCAGCCCAGGTGGATGGTGTTGGGAAAAGTACCTCTACAGCCATGAGCCATGCTCTAGACTGGCAGCAGGCCAACCTGCCGGCTGAATTGAAAGCTCATCTATGAACCACTCCGGTATGGAGAACGCTGCGGAGGATAAGTGAATCAATCTGTAACAATTCAAATCGGTTTGGCATATGTAATAGGCGTTTTTGTTGTCAGGTTTAACTTGCTGGTTTGGGTCCGTTTTTGCTGCTGTTTGGCTTTTCGGAGTAAACTGGATGCTGTATCTGAACTACACTGTTTCTGTGTTTGGTTAatacttaggccctgtttggttcctcttgctaaattttagctagctaaaattattttagctactcttgagtGATTAGTggaagtaaactattttaactctttttagtcaatgtgtttggaagtttagctactaaagtgactaaaatttagcaaggaacCCAAATAGGCCCTAAATCTAGAGCCTCACCCTCAaactatataaaaaaaattcaggCCCACTGATCGTCTTCAACTTCAGCTTCCATAATGACCCTTGTGCTACCATCATCATCGCACCTCACCAGCAGCTTGCTCTACCTATGTATGCCGTCATTTGGCCCCAGATCATCGATCGGAGGCCGCTGTTTGTTGTGATTAGTGACAGACTGGTACGCCATTGCCAGCGCCAGAGCCTGCGAGGAAATGGGAGTCAATACAACAGGTAGCCATGGTTGCCACATTGCAGCACCGGAGGGTTTCTTTGGTCTCACTGAGGCACTGACAGGTTACCCTACTAGCTACCGGTGCTGACATCTGATGAGAACAAGAGGTTATAAGCGGAGGAAGCTTACAATGTGGTCGTGGTCTGGAGGAGCGTATATGCCTGTCGTCACTGTGGTTCTTCTCTTTGTACCGCCTTTCGGTGGGTCCTCAATGCTCTTCAAGCCCGTCGGCACCACGACCACAGGCATACCAACAAGGTTCCCGAGACAGACGCGCTCCCAGTCGGTCACGTTGCCAACAAATGCATCAACTGTGAAACTGTCTTTGATTTCTCTGATCAACTTGCCCCGTGCTCGCTGCGCCTGTTCATCAGAAGTTCAGAACACAAATACGGTAACTCAGGCTCCAATGAAGAAGTCGAGACATATAAATGTGCAGCTTAGTTTCCTCTGATGAATAACCTGTATATAGTCCACTGCTGGGATTAACCGCGCACGACGAAGCTCTACTGGCCACTGGTCTTGCGCCTCATAGTCATCATCATGTCCTTCCCGCTGCCAGTTGTCGAAGTGCGCAAGCATATCAGTGTCCATTGTTATGTTCAGGATGGACTGAACTGATTCGACAGTGTAGTTCAGCTTGAAAGGGACCAGTTTGACACCTTTAGAGGAAAGGACATGGACAACCTGGTATCATCACAACAACAAAAACATGTATCGTGTTTGAGGAGCAAATCAGGAATGATCAATACACAAAACTACAGACAGCTGAGCAGATTAAAAGCTCTGTACTACCTCCATCTCAGCGTCATCAAGATAGCCAACGGTGAGTTTGGTGATGTCAACATGAAATGGATCACCCAAAGCAACCTCGCGAGACGACGGATCACCTGCATCCTTTCCACGAATTGCGTCTAATACAATAGCACAATCTACTGCACTTCTGCAGAAAGGACCAAGCTTATCCTGCAATTTTGACTCAGATATTCGTCACTGAAAAGATTGACAGGACTCTGAAAAATGCCAACGAAGAGTTCATGTATAAATACCAAACTCTCAGAAATGCTCATAACATCAGTTCGTGCAACTGTTCCAAATGTTGGGCGCAATGCAGTTACTCCGCATCTAGCAGCTGGATATGTTATGGATCCTGCAGTTTCTGAACCAATTGCAAATGGAACCATTCCTAATGCAGTGCAAAATCGTAGCGTTCAGTAAATAGTTTATAAATTTCTAAGTTCACACATACATGTCATATAACTAACCTGCAGAGGTGCTAGCTGCTGGACCTGCCGACGAGCCAGTAGAAAATTCTTCAATGTTCCAGGGGTTTCGTGTCCTTCCCCCAAACCATATATCGTCATAGGCAAGCGAGCCTGTGACAAGCTTTGCTACAAGGACTGCTCCAGCCGACTTCAATCTGAAGGAGGATGGCACACATTAAAGATATATAGTAACTAGCAATCTAACCCTGATATCACAAGATAGCttaaaatatgatgcataaacTGAAAAAAAGAACAAACCTTTTGTACACGTACGCTTCGCTATCAATGACTTGGTTCTTAAACGTCCTTGAGCCCCAAGTGGTCTTATAGTGTGGAACTGCAATTATATCTTTGAGGCCATATGGAATGCCATGCAAAGGACCTGGTATCAGTATTTGTCAGTATGATTTTTAGCGCATAAGTGCAAAATATCAGCCAGGGACTGGCATAATTActcaaaagagagaaaaaatacaCTATTCAACATTAACACCACGAATTCTCAGGCAGTCAGTCTATTAGTCATATGAGCACAAACTTCAAGTGGACTCGAACTCAGATAGCACCCCGATGAGAGAATCAATTGTAATGAGAAGCTATCTATACCAGACATaattctagatgaagctgagggGAAAGGTACAAGTACTGCCAATAGTGGAGATAATTCTTTAGAAGATCAGGCTGATTAGCTATATAT is a window from the Sorghum bicolor cultivar BTx623 chromosome 5, Sorghum_bicolor_NCBIv3, whole genome shotgun sequence genome containing:
- the LOC8064826 gene encoding uncharacterized protein LOC8064826 isoform X3, producing MAWPSKCKWLPLPTSGRCPSYTLVSKYHKIWKDTKPFISAKDVLKKEPISDVIALKDSMKYFDAAFFNDSKLREMQDGAKEFNVPAFRENRKLVASENGGLHNPSVLLFKSSWSSDSMTSETRSFEYPRVSSVHRPTNDEDIAFMSVIELGELIRTKQITSCELTDIFLMRLKRYNPVLEAVVTYTEDLAYKQAKEADDLLAQGKYLGPLHGIPYGLKDIIAVPHYKTTWGSRTFKNQVIDSEAYVYKRLKSAGAVLVAKLVTGSLAYDDIWFGGRTRNPWNIEEFSTGSSAGPAASTSAGMVPFAIGSETAGSITYPAARCGVTALRPTFGTVARTDVMSISESLDKLGPFCRSAVDCAIVLDAIRGKDAGDPSSREVALGDPFHVDITKLTVGYLDDAEMEVVHVLSSKGVKLVPFKLNYTVESVQSILNITMDTDMLAHFDNWQREGHDDDYEAQDQWPVELRRARLIPAVDYIQAQRARGKLIREIKDSFTVDAFVGNVTDWERVCLGNLVGMPVVVVPTGLKSIEDPPKGGTKRRTTVTTGIYAPPDHDHIALALAMAYQSVTNHNKQRPPIDDLGPNDGIHR
- the LOC8064826 gene encoding uncharacterized protein LOC8064826 isoform X2, with translation MRPPRRPRPTPPPSSSSRPLLHLLVVVSVLCFATPAPAAAVAAAAATGGTGGAGGEGGVIRTRTAAVARFAMDTKPFISAKDVLKKEPISDVIALKDSMKYFDAAFFNDSKLREMQDGAKEFNVPAFRENRKLVASENGGLHNPSVLLFKSSWSSDSMTSETRSFEYPRVSSVHRPTNDEDIAFMSVIELGELIRTKQITSCELTDIFLMRLKRYNPVLEAVVTYTEDLAYKQAKEADDLLAQGKYLGPLHGIPYGLKDIIAVPHYKTTWGSRTFKNQVIDSEAYVYKRLKSAGAVLVAKLVTGSLAYDDIWFGGRTRNPWNIEEFSTGSSAGPAASTSAGMVPFAIGSETAGSITYPAARCGVTALRPTFGTVARTDVMSISESLDKLGPFCRSAVDCAIVLDAIRGKDAGDPSSREVALGDPFHVDITKLTVGYLDDAEMEVVHVLSSKGVKLVPFKLNYTVESVQSILNITMDTDMLAHFDNWQREGHDDDYEAQDQWPVELRRARLIPAVDYIQAQRARGKLIREIKDSFTVDAFVGNVTDWERVCLGNLVGMPVVVVPTGLKSIEDPPKGGTKRRTTVTTGIYAPPDHDHIALALAMAYQSVTNHNKQRPPIDDLGPNDGIHR
- the LOC8064826 gene encoding uncharacterized protein LOC8064826 isoform X1; protein product: MRPPRRPRPTPPPSSSSRPLLHLLVVVSVLCFATPAPAAAVAAAAATGGTGGAGGEGGVIRTRTAAVARFAMAWPSKCKWLPLPTSGRCPSYTLVSKYHKIWKDTKPFISAKDVLKKEPISDVIALKDSMKYFDAAFFNDSKLREMQDGAKEFNVPAFRENRKLVASENGGLHNPSVLLFKSSWSSDSMTSETRSFEYPRVSSVHRPTNDEDIAFMSVIELGELIRTKQITSCELTDIFLMRLKRYNPVLEAVVTYTEDLAYKQAKEADDLLAQGKYLGPLHGIPYGLKDIIAVPHYKTTWGSRTFKNQVIDSEAYVYKRLKSAGAVLVAKLVTGSLAYDDIWFGGRTRNPWNIEEFSTGSSAGPAASTSAGMVPFAIGSETAGSITYPAARCGVTALRPTFGTVARTDVMSISESLDKLGPFCRSAVDCAIVLDAIRGKDAGDPSSREVALGDPFHVDITKLTVGYLDDAEMEVVHVLSSKGVKLVPFKLNYTVESVQSILNITMDTDMLAHFDNWQREGHDDDYEAQDQWPVELRRARLIPAVDYIQAQRARGKLIREIKDSFTVDAFVGNVTDWERVCLGNLVGMPVVVVPTGLKSIEDPPKGGTKRRTTVTTGIYAPPDHDHIALALAMAYQSVTNHNKQRPPIDDLGPNDGIHR